From one Lotus japonicus ecotype B-129 chromosome 3, LjGifu_v1.2 genomic stretch:
- the LOC130749034 gene encoding protein RICE SALT SENSITIVE 3-like isoform X1: MVGSGSGASDRSKEAVGMMALHEALRTVCLNSDWTYSVFWTIRPRPRVRGGNGCKVGDDNGSLMLMWEDGFCRGRGLDDIDGEDPVRKVFSKMSIQLYNYGEGLMGKVASDKCHKWVFKEPTECEPNISNYWQSSFDALPPEWTDQFESGIQTIAVIQAGHGLLQLGSCKIIPEDLHFVLRMRHTFESLGYQSGFYLSQLFSSTRNSSSSTSIPSKLSTIPIRPPPPLFNWGQRPLNPATSLLSSPNFQQHAARLRFPQAKDETHLFLMPHASSETARIEDMMGEHENDIKWPNGLSFFNALTGRTDDAKLLFNPESLGSKLGDQNHNHHHSLDQHPNSSNMMQNSGEANPNDFLSLDSHSEGARKMDKFKRSFTLPARVASSSSSTSMEHHHHHQQQGVEYRNSEGGMYPDVMETFLE; encoded by the exons atggTGGGCTCAGGATCAGGAGCATCAGATAGGAGCAAAGAAGCTGTTGGGATGATGGCCCTTCATGAGGCCCTCAGAACCGTCTGTCTTAACTCAGACTGGACTTATTCTGTCTTCTGGACCATTCGTCCTCGCCC AAGAGTTAGAGGCGGTAATGGCTGCAAGGTTGGAGATGACAACGGCAGCTT GATGTTGATGTGGGAAGATGGGTTTTGCCGAGGAAGGGGTCTGGATGATATTGATGGAGAGGATCCTGTCAGAAAAGTTTTCAGCAAAATGTCCATTCAGTTGTATAATTATGGAGAAGG GTTGATGGGGAAAGTTGCATCTGATAAGTGTCACAAGTGGGTCTTTAAAGAGCCCACAGAATGTGAGCCTAATATCTCCAACTACTGGCAGAGCTCCTTTGATGCT CTTCCTCCTGAATGGACAGACCAGTTTGAGTCAGGCATTCAG ACCATAGCTGTAATTCAAGCCGGACATGGCCTTCTCCAACTTGGTTCTTGCAAGATT ATTCCTGAAGACCTCCATTTCGTCCTAAGAATGAGACACACTTTTGAATCTCTAGGTTACCAATCTGGTTTCTACCTCTCTCAACTCTTCTCTTCAACAAGGaactcttcttcttcaacttcaaTACCTTCGAAACTATCCACCATTCCGATTCGGCCACCTCCTCCACTCTTCAACTGGGGTCAGAGGCCACTCAATCCTGCTACTTCTCTGCTATCGTCGCCCAATTTTCAGCAACACGCAGCGAGGCTCAGGTTTCCACAGGCCAAAGATGAGACACACTTGTTTCTCATGCCTCACGCATCATCTGAAACTGCGCGAATTGAAGACATGATGGGGGAGCACgaaaatgacataaaatggcCTAATGGCTTGTCTTTCTTCAATGCTCTCACTGGAAGAACCGATGATGCTAAGCTTTTGTTCAATCCAGAGAGCTTGGGGAGCAAACTTGGTGACCAGAATCACAATCACCACCATTCTCTTGATCAGCATCCCAATTCCTCCAACATGATGCAAAATTCTGGTGAAGCCAACCCTAacgacttcttgagcttggaTAGCCACTCAGAAGGTGCAAGAAAGATGGATAAGTTTAAGAGGAGCTTCACTTTGCCTGCAAGAGtggcttcatcatcttcatccactTCAATGGAgcaccatcaccatcatcaacAGCAAGGTGTGGAGTATAGGAATTCAGAAGGAGGAATGTACCCGGATGTCATGGAGACCTTTTTGGAGTGA
- the LOC130749034 gene encoding protein RICE SALT SENSITIVE 3-like isoform X2 has translation MRPSEPSVLTQTGLILSSGPFVLAQELEAVMAARLEMTTAACECSMMLMWEDGFCRGRGLDDIDGEDPVRKVFSKMSIQLYNYGEGLMGKVASDKCHKWVFKEPTECEPNISNYWQSSFDALPPEWTDQFESGIQTIAVIQAGHGLLQLGSCKIIPEDLHFVLRMRHTFESLGYQSGFYLSQLFSSTRNSSSSTSIPSKLSTIPIRPPPPLFNWGQRPLNPATSLLSSPNFQQHAARLRFPQAKDETHLFLMPHASSETARIEDMMGEHENDIKWPNGLSFFNALTGRTDDAKLLFNPESLGSKLGDQNHNHHHSLDQHPNSSNMMQNSGEANPNDFLSLDSHSEGARKMDKFKRSFTLPARVASSSSSTSMEHHHHHQQQGVEYRNSEGGMYPDVMETFLE, from the exons ATGAGGCCCTCAGAACCGTCTGTCTTAACTCAGACTGGACTTATTCTGTCTTCTGGACCATTCGTCCTCGCCC AAGAGTTAGAGGCGGTAATGGCTGCAAGGTTGGAGATGACAACGGCAGCTTGTGAGTGTTCCAT GATGTTGATGTGGGAAGATGGGTTTTGCCGAGGAAGGGGTCTGGATGATATTGATGGAGAGGATCCTGTCAGAAAAGTTTTCAGCAAAATGTCCATTCAGTTGTATAATTATGGAGAAGG GTTGATGGGGAAAGTTGCATCTGATAAGTGTCACAAGTGGGTCTTTAAAGAGCCCACAGAATGTGAGCCTAATATCTCCAACTACTGGCAGAGCTCCTTTGATGCT CTTCCTCCTGAATGGACAGACCAGTTTGAGTCAGGCATTCAG ACCATAGCTGTAATTCAAGCCGGACATGGCCTTCTCCAACTTGGTTCTTGCAAGATT ATTCCTGAAGACCTCCATTTCGTCCTAAGAATGAGACACACTTTTGAATCTCTAGGTTACCAATCTGGTTTCTACCTCTCTCAACTCTTCTCTTCAACAAGGaactcttcttcttcaacttcaaTACCTTCGAAACTATCCACCATTCCGATTCGGCCACCTCCTCCACTCTTCAACTGGGGTCAGAGGCCACTCAATCCTGCTACTTCTCTGCTATCGTCGCCCAATTTTCAGCAACACGCAGCGAGGCTCAGGTTTCCACAGGCCAAAGATGAGACACACTTGTTTCTCATGCCTCACGCATCATCTGAAACTGCGCGAATTGAAGACATGATGGGGGAGCACgaaaatgacataaaatggcCTAATGGCTTGTCTTTCTTCAATGCTCTCACTGGAAGAACCGATGATGCTAAGCTTTTGTTCAATCCAGAGAGCTTGGGGAGCAAACTTGGTGACCAGAATCACAATCACCACCATTCTCTTGATCAGCATCCCAATTCCTCCAACATGATGCAAAATTCTGGTGAAGCCAACCCTAacgacttcttgagcttggaTAGCCACTCAGAAGGTGCAAGAAAGATGGATAAGTTTAAGAGGAGCTTCACTTTGCCTGCAAGAGtggcttcatcatcttcatccactTCAATGGAgcaccatcaccatcatcaacAGCAAGGTGTGGAGTATAGGAATTCAGAAGGAGGAATGTACCCGGATGTCATGGAGACCTTTTTGGAGTGA
- the LOC130745723 gene encoding epidermis-specific secreted glycoprotein EP1-like, with amino-acid sequence MASSLPHPIGKTSLLITLFLFFSFFTFLAHAVVPQNETFKFENSGELGPYIVEYGADYRMISIFTSPFQVGFYNTTPNSFTLALRVGLQRSESLFRWVWEANRGNPVKENATFSLGTDGNLVLADADGRIAWQTNTANKGVVAFRLLPNGNMVLLDANGKFVWQSFDHPTDTILVGQYLRAGGPRELVSRLSEKENVNGPYSLVLESKGLGLYYKPKNAPKPIRYWSESYVEKGSLENVTFTSDSESFEIGFDYFVANSSNFGNRILGRPVNNSTLTYLRLGIDGNIKFNTYFLDVRDGVWKVTYTLFDRDSDESECQLPQRCGKFGLCEENQCVACPLENGLFGWSNNCSAKAVTSCKASEFHYYKLEGVEHYMSKYTTGDRVSETNCGNKCTKDCKCVGYFYNKDNSRCWAAYDLQTLTRVANSTHVGYIKVPNQK; translated from the coding sequence ATGGCTTCTTCTCTGCCTCATCCCATAGGAAAAACCTCCCTTCTCATCACTTTATTCCTCTTCTTCTCATTCTTTACCTTCTTAGCTCATGCTGTTGTTCCTCAAAACGAAACCTTCAAATTCGAAAACTCTGGTGAACTAGGCCCTTACATTGTTGAGTATGGAGCTGACTACCGAATGATAAGCATCTTCACCTCTCCATTCCAAGTTGGTTTCTACAACACCACCCCAAACTCCTTCACTCTCGCTCTGCGTGTGGGCCTCCAACGCTCGGAGTCGCTCTTCCGGTGGGTCTGGGAGGCCAACAGAGGCAACCCAGTTAAAGAAAACGCCACCTTCTCGCTTGGAACCGACGGTAACCTCGTGCTTGCCGACGCTGACGGCAGAATCGCGTGGCAAACAAACACCGCCAATAAGGGCGTGGTGGCGTTCAGGTTACTTCCAAATGGCAACATGGTGTTACTTGATGCAAACGGGAAATTCGTCTGGCAAAGTTTTGACCACCCCACCGATACGATCCTGGTGGGGCAGTATCTGAGAGCTGGTGGGCCACGTGAGCTCGTTAGCAGGCTTTCCGAGAAGGAAAATGTGAATGGACCTTATAGCTTGGTGTTGGAGAGTAAAGGGCTGGGCTTGTACTACAAGCCCAAGAACGCTCCCAAGCCCATTCGCTATTGGTCTGAATCTTATGTTGAAAAAGGCTCATTGGAAAATGTCACATTCACATCTGACTCAGAaagttttgaaattgggtttgaTTACTTTGTTGCCAACTCTTCCAATTTTGGCAACAGGATCCTTGGTAGGCCAGTCAACAACAGTACCTTGACATATCTTAGGCTTGGAATTGATGGTAACATTAAGTTCAACACTTATTTCCTAGATGTGCGTGATGGTGTTTGGAAAGTGACCTACACTTTGTTTGATAGAGATTCTGATGAGAGTGAGTGCCAATTGCCACAGAGATGTGGGAAATTTGGGCTTTGTGAGGAAAATCAATGTGTTGCTTGCCCATTGGAGAATGGACTATTTGGGTGGAGTAACAATTGCAGTGCTAAGGCTGTAACATCATGCAAGGCAAGTGAATTCCACTACTACAAACTTGAAGGAGTTGAGCATTACATGAGTAAATACACTACTGGGGATAGAGTAAGTGAAACTAATTGTGGAAACAAATGCACCAAAGACTGCAAGTGTGTGGGGTATTTCTACAACAAGGATAACTCAAGGTGTTGGGCAGCGTATGATCTACAAACCCTTACTAGAGTGGCGAATTCCACCCATGTAGGCTATATCAAGGTGCCTAATCAGAAATAA